In the Tenrec ecaudatus isolate mTenEca1 chromosome 16, mTenEca1.hap1, whole genome shotgun sequence genome, one interval contains:
- the LOC142429588 gene encoding hydroxycarboxylic acid receptor 2-like: MDGNDLKRHSYFVHTQHKNCCVFRDEYIANVLTPVLGLEFVLGLLGNGLALWIFCFHLKSWKSSWIFLFNLALADFLLIMWLPFLMVRHMNKLRWTFQKGTCRLMLFMLAMNRQGSIIFLTVVAVDRYFRVVHPHYALNKISNRTAAIISCLLWGVTIVLTCHLLTTELLKINGEAKVCSSFITCNTFRWHDAMFLLEFFLPLGIILFCTGRIIWSLQQREMDKQAKIKRAIRFLLVVAIIFIICFLPSVTMRIGIFWRLHTVGIQDCSLYQSLDRAFFITLNFTFMNSMLDPLVYYFSSPSFPSFFSTVLSRCFCKKSPDEPDRYQEDMSTTTSAPPTVHNSTEF, translated from the coding sequence ATGGACGGGAACGACCTGAAGAGACACTCATACTTTGTGCACACACAGCACAAGAACTGCTGCGTCTTCCGAGATGAATACATTGCCAACGTGCTGACGCCGGTGCTGGGGCTGGAGTTCGTGTTGGGGCTCCTGGGCAATGGCCTGGCTCTCTGGATCTTCTGCTTCCACCTCAAGTCCTGGAAGTCCAGCTGGATTTTCCTGTTCAACTTGGCCTTGGCTGACTTTCTCCTCATCATGTGGCTGCCATTTTTAATGGTCAGGCATATGAACAAGTTGAGATGGACATTTCAGAAAGGTACCTGCCGGCTGATGCTCTTCATGCTGGCCATGAACCGCCAGGGCAGCATCATCTTCCTCACGGTGGTGGCCGTGGACAGGTATTTCCGGGTGGTCCATCCCCACTATGCTCTCAACAAGATCTCTAATCGGACAGCCGCCATCATCTCCTGCCTCCTGTGGGGCGTCACCATTGTCCTGACCTGTCACCTCTTGACCACAGAGTTGTTGAAGATAAATGGTGAAGCCAAGGTATGCAGCAGTTTTATCACTTGTAATACCTTCAGGTGGCACGATGCCATGTTCCTGCTGGAGTTCTTCTTGCCCCTGGGCATCATCCTGTTCTGCACGGGCAGAATCATCTGGAGCTTGCAGCAGAGGGAAATGGACAAGCAGGCCAAGATCAAGAGAGCCATCCGCTTCCTCCTGGTGGTGGCCATCATCTTCATCATCTGCTTCCTGCCCAGCGTGACCATGAGGATTGGCATTTTCTGGCGTCTGCACACAGTGGGGATACAGGATTGCAGCCTCTATCAGTCCCTTGATAGGGCATTTTTCATAACCCTGAACTTTACCTTCATGAACAGCATGCTGGACCCCCTGGTGTACTACTTCTCCAGCCCCTCCTTCCCTAGCTTCTTCTCCACCGTGCTGAGCCGCTGCTTCTGCAAGAAGTCACCAGATGAGCCAGATCGTTACCAGGAAGACATGAGCACCACCACGAGTGCCCCGCCAACTGTGCACAACTCTACTGAGTTTTGA
- the LOC142429592 gene encoding hydroxycarboxylic acid receptor 2-like — MDGNDLKRHSYFVHTQHKNCCVFRDEYIANMLTPVLGLEFVLGLLGNGLALWIFCFHLKSWKSSWIFLFNLALADFLLITWLPFLMVRYMNKLKWTFEEATCRLMLFMLAMNRQGSIIFLTVVAVDRYFRVVHPHHTLNKISNRMAAIISCLLWGITIVMTCHLLTTELLKINGEAKVCSSFITCNTFRWHDAMFFLQFFLPLGIILFCTGRIIWSLRQREMDKQAKIKRAIRFLLVVAIVFIICFLPSVTVRIGIFWRLHTVGIQDCSLYQSLDGAFFITLNFTYMNSMLDPLVYYFSSPSFPSFFSTTLSRCFCKKSPDEPDRYQEDMSTTTSAPPTVHNSTEF, encoded by the coding sequence ATGGACGGGAACGACCTGAAGAGACACTCATACTTTGTGCACACACAGCACAAGAACTGCTGCGTCTTCCGGGATGAATACATTGCCAACATGCTGACGCCAGTGCTGGGGCTGGAGTTCGTGTTGGGGCTCCTGGGCAATGGCCTGGCTCTCTGGATCTTCTGCTTCCACCTCAAGTCCTGGAAGTCCAGCTGGATTTTCCTGTTCAACTTGGCTTTGGCTGACTTTCTCCTCATCACGTGGCTGCCATTTTTAATGGTCAGGTATATGAACAAGTTGAAATGGACATTTGAGGAGGCCACCTGCCGGCTGATGCTCTTCATGCTGGCCATGAACCGCCAGGGCAGCATCATCTTCCTCACGGTGGTGGCCGTGGACAGGTATTTCCGGGTGGTCCATCCCCACCACACTCTCAACAAGATCTCCAATCGGATGGCCGCCATCATCTCCTGCCTCCTGTGGGGCATCACCATTGTCATGACCTGTCACCTCCTGACCACAGAGTTGTTGAAGATAAATGGTGAAGCCAAGGTATGCAGCAGTTTTATCACTTGTAATACCTTCAGGTGGCacgatgccatgttcttccttCAGTTCTTCTTGCCCCTGGGCATCATCCTGTTCTGCACGGGCAGAATCATCTGGAGCCTGCGGCAGAGGGAAATGGACAAGCAGGCCAAGATCAAGAGAGCCATCCGCTTCCTCCTGGTGGTGGCCATCGTCTTCATCATCTGCTTCCTGCCCAGCGTGACCGTGAGGATTGGCATTTTCTGGCGTCTGCACACAGTGGGGATACAGGATTGCAGCCTCTATCAGTCCCTTGATGGGGCGTTTTTCATAACCCTGAACTTCACCTACATGAACAGCATGCTGGACCCCCTGGTGTACTACTTCTCCAGCCCCTCCTTCCCTAGCTTCTTCTCCACCACGCTGAGCCGCTGCTTCTGCAAGAAGTCACCAGATGAGCCAGATCGTTACCAGGAAGACATGAGCACCACCACGAGTGCCCCGCCAACTGTGCACAACTCTACTGAGTTTTGA
- the LOC142429587 gene encoding hydroxycarboxylic acid receptor 2-like: MDGNDLKRHSYFVHTQHKNCCVFRDEYIANVLTPVLGLEFVLGLLGNGLALWIFCFHLKSWKSSWIFLFNLALADFLLITWLPFLMVRYMNKLKWTFEEATCRLMLFMLAMNRQGSIIFLTVVAVDRYFRVVHPHHTLNKISNRTAAIISSLLWGVTIVMTCHLLTTELLKINGEAKVCSSFITCNTFRWHDAMFFLQFFLPLGIILFCTGRIIWSLQQREMDKQAKIKRAIRFLLVVAIVFIICFLPSVTVRIGIFWHLHTVGIQDCSLYQSLDRAFFITLNFTYMNSMLDPLVYYFSSPSFPSFFSTVLSRCFCKKSPDEPDRYQEDMSTTTSAPPTVHNSTEF, translated from the coding sequence ATGGACGGGAACGACCTGAAGAGACACTCATACTTTGTGCACACACAGCACAAGAACTGCTGCGTCTTCCGGGATGAATACATTGCCAACGTGCTGACGCCGGTGCTGGGGCTGGAGTTCGTGTTGGGGCTCCTGGGCAATGGCCTGGCTCTCTGGATCTTCTGCTTCCACCTCAAGTCCTGGAAGTCCAGCTGGATTTTCCTGTTCAACTTGGCCTTGGCTGACTTTCTCCTCATCACGTGGCTGCCATTTTTAATGGTCAGGTATATGAACAAGTTGAAATGGACATTTGAGGAGGCCACCTGCCGGCTGATGCTCTTCATGCTGGCCATGAACCGCCAGGGCAGCATCATCTTCCTCACGGTGGTGGCCGTGGACAGGTATTTCCGGGTGGTCCATCCCCACCACACTCTCAACAAGATCTCCAATCGGACGGCCGCCATCATCTCCAGCCTCCTGTGGGGAGTCACCATTGTTATGACCTGTCACCTCCTGACCACAGAGTTGTTGAAGATAAATGGTGAAGCCAAGGTATGCAGCAGTTTTATTACTTGTAATACCTTCAGGTGgcatgatgccatgttcttccttCAGTTCTTCTTGCCCCTGGGCATCATCCTGTTCTGCACGGGCAGAATCATCTGGAGCCTGCAGCAGAGGGAAATGGACAAGCAGGCCAAGATCAAGAGAGCCATCCGCTTCCTCCTGGTGGTGGCCATTGTCTTCATCATCTGCTTCCTGCCCAGCGTGACCGTGAGGATTGGCATTTTCTGGCATCTGCACACAGTGGGGATACAGGATTGCAGCCTCTATCAGTCCCTTGATAGGGCGTTTTTCATAACCCTGAACTTCACCTACATGAACAGCATGCTGGACCCCCTGGTGTACTACTTCTCCAGCCCCTCCTTCCCTAGCTTCTTCTCCACCGTGCTGAGCCGCTGCTTCTGCAAGAAGTCACCAGATGAGCCAGATCGTTACCAGGAAGACATGAGCACCACCACGAGTGCCCCGCCAACTGTGCACAACTCTACTGAGTTTTGA